The Candidatus Eisenbacteria bacterium genomic interval ATCCCGGAGTGCTGTGCTGGATCACCGGGCAGTACGCGGGCGGTTATGCTTGGGACACTGACGCCGACGGGCAGACAACCCTCACTTCCCCTATCTATGATTTCTCTGGTTACAACTGGATTGTCGTCGGCTATCAGCGCTGGTTCCAAACGTGGGGATCACAAGCGGGCGTCATGGAGATCGATATCTCTCCTGACGGCGGGTCCTCGTGGACAAACCTCAGCCACCTTGAAGGGGCGGACTACCATCCTCATTGGACCATTGAAGAACACAACGTTACCGCCGTGCTGCCCGCCTATGACCAAATTCGGGTCCGTGTTGTCATGTACGGCTTGCCGAATCCCTCGATTGATGAAGGCGGTATTGATGAGTTTATCATTATGGCCGGATTTGGGGATGCGTCGGATGTCGAGGATCCCATAACAGCCGCCGCGCCACTGCGCCTCGCGCTGGCCTCTGGAAATCCAATGGCGTCAACGGCCCGCATTCAATACAGCCTCCCTTCAGAGAGTGATATCCGCCTGAGAATTCACAATGTCACGGGGCGCGCCGTTAGAACACTCGTCGACGGCCTTCGTCCCGCGGGCCTTAATGAAGTGACATGGGATGGTCGCGATGATTCCGGTCGCGATATCGGCTCCGGTATCTACTTCCTGCAGCTCATGACGCCGCAGGGCTCTCGAACCGAGCGCTTGGTTCGAGTCCACTAGCTCTATTCATCGCAATGGGATGCAAACCGCCCCGGGTCTCAAGAGGCCCGGGGCGGTTCTTTATGACGCTGCCTGTTTCCAGATCCGTCTGCGGCTCTGGGCGCCGCTCGCTGTCCTTGCCGCCGGCTCCGCCTCCCGGCGCCGCTACTTTTCCTCGCCCAGGCTTTTTAAAACTTCCGCAGCATGAAGATTGGCGGGATTCAATTCGAGTGATCTTTTGTAGTTGGCGACGGCCTTCTCTGTCTCGCCCTTTTTCGCATACGCCTCGCCGAGGCTGTCATAGACATTGAAAGAATTGGGGTGCTCCTTAACATTCCTTTCAAAGATTGATATCGCCTGATCGATTTCGTCCCGAAGGAGATATTGATAACCCACAAAATTCAATACGTGTTCGGGTGGAGCGATTGTATATCCATATTTTTCGGACAGCGCGCGGTAATGCTGTTCCGTCGGCTCCAGCCCCTCGCTGGCGACCGCCTGGCGGATCACCCATCCCGAGTAAATGTGCCGCAACCCGTCCATGATCGTCCGGTGGGGGGCTGTGTTATGGTCTTCGTCCTCATAAACCCGGAAATTCCAATCGAAACCTTCCGGCGCATGGGCCTCCAAGAAAACCGTCATTGTATCGCTGAAGGCTTCCCATACTCCATGTTCATCTCCCGCGCGCGTAAAATAGAAACTCTTGCGAAGATTTTTCTTTGTCTCAAAAAGGGATCCGGCATTCTTCATCAGCAGCGCCCTATCCCAGAAGACGCTGGGACTAGGTGTAATATAACCGCCGAAGGTGCCGGGACTGGTTGTCAATGCGTGGATAGCGAACAATCCCGCCAGCGAGTGTCCGAAGACGATTCTGTAGGGATGCGTCCGATACGCCGAGTCCACATAGGGAATACATTCATCGTTGAGAAAGCGTATAAAATTATCCGCTCCACCGCAGGTGGGGCAAGGAAAGGCCTCGACATCATCCGGCTTGGGTGTCGGCGCCATATCGCGCCCGCGATCCGTATTGGGAATCCCGACCACAATCATCCGGGGGATATACCCAAGGGAGGCCAGGTAATCCGCCACTCCGACGGCATGCTCAAAGTG includes:
- a CDS encoding tetratricopeptide repeat protein, whose translation is MIKQKMILIYSVLSVAFMMTATASAGVPADGEGSPIVIGQTISFDSKILGEERELYIHLPHGYEESEQRYPVLYLLDGEGHFEHAVGVADYLASLGYIPRMIVVGIPNTDRGRDMAPTPKPDDVEAFPCPTCGGADNFIRFLNDECIPYVDSAYRTHPYRIVFGHSLAGLFAIHALTTSPGTFGGYITPSPSVFWDRALLMKNAGSLFETKKNLRKSFYFTRAGDEHGVWEAFSDTMTVFLEAHAPEGFDWNFRVYEDEDHNTAPHRTIMDGLRHIYSGWVIRQAVASEGLEPTEQHYRALSEKYGYTIAPPEHVLNFVGYQYLLRDEIDQAISIFERNVKEHPNSFNVYDSLGEAYAKKGETEKAVANYKRSLELNPANLHAAEVLKSLGEEK